The Candidatus Margulisiibacteriota bacterium genome window below encodes:
- a CDS encoding glycosyltransferase, with product MNIWLCPSAYYPSLGGVEELTRKLAATLVKKGFTLQILTHKLPNAGYTDNIDNIILYRFHFHLPARKIYNMLRFAVFFPLEMSRLVWLYHKHKPDIIHIQCTSGHLHYLRILACMTKTPLLITTQGETVMDSTQIYQDSSFLRKVLRKGLKQADHVTACSKATLDEINEQYLDVSCKSSVIYNGIEPNEFEVAVTPVPDRYIFATGRLTYNKGFDLLIKAFSLIEKKYPELKLFIGGSGECENELANQIMKLNLSAKIILLGRLDRLQTVSFMKNSMFVVMPSRYEPFGIVALEAMAAGKAILATNKGGPPEFVSDRKNGLLVDPSDVGEFTEKLEEMLGKYQIFETGNIEYAKNFSWDNISEQYIKIYRKIKPLHLVFISLENWDEIWRRNQFFAARMMRDFKVSFLTPEVPFYKFPKSRLRHFNQINIYSLRKFLPERFQTTRLWNQKLYTRQIKNILKQPIDILWINDHSKYFLVDKLAGRKIIYDITDDWTKARYKLQECERVLAADRYISDKSDAIIVCSQVLKETKKSYNEKTTLIKNGVDLFAYQTNETIDMPMKKPVLMYTGTVHEERIDLPLVLDCATSFPDCSFVFVGPIYLLQESLKKINLYSNIFLLGPVAYQDIPKYQNSADILIVPHLMTDFTQSLDPIKQYEYLCSSKPVISTSVSGFTDFRELFSVVSDNQTFKQAINDHLNNKIPLFLDKRLREAEKNSWDSRYEEVKRLLYNI from the coding sequence TGCGTTTCGCTGTTTTTTTCCCGTTGGAAATGTCAAGACTCGTGTGGCTTTATCATAAGCACAAACCGGACATTATTCATATTCAATGCACCAGTGGACATTTACACTATCTGCGGATACTGGCCTGTATGACCAAAACACCATTGCTTATTACCACACAGGGTGAAACAGTAATGGATTCCACCCAAATATATCAGGACTCCTCTTTTTTACGCAAAGTTCTACGTAAAGGACTTAAACAGGCTGATCATGTAACTGCTTGTTCCAAAGCAACATTAGATGAAATAAATGAACAATACCTGGATGTGTCCTGCAAGTCCTCGGTAATATATAACGGAATTGAACCGAATGAGTTCGAAGTTGCTGTGACACCAGTCCCAGATCGTTATATTTTCGCTACAGGTCGTCTCACCTATAATAAAGGTTTTGATTTGTTGATTAAAGCTTTTTCACTCATCGAAAAAAAATATCCTGAACTGAAACTGTTTATAGGCGGTAGCGGCGAATGTGAAAATGAACTGGCAAATCAAATCATGAAACTTAACCTCTCTGCCAAAATAATACTTTTAGGAAGATTGGACCGTCTGCAAACAGTTTCTTTTATGAAAAACAGCATGTTTGTAGTAATGCCATCACGTTATGAACCTTTCGGTATAGTTGCCCTTGAGGCCATGGCAGCAGGAAAAGCTATTCTTGCCACTAATAAAGGTGGCCCGCCGGAATTTGTATCGGACCGTAAAAACGGCCTGCTTGTTGATCCCTCCGATGTTGGTGAGTTTACAGAAAAATTGGAAGAAATGCTGGGTAAATATCAGATTTTTGAAACAGGAAACATTGAATACGCCAAAAATTTCAGTTGGGACAATATCAGTGAACAATATATAAAAATCTACCGAAAAATTAAGCCCCTGCATCTGGTCTTTATCTCACTGGAGAATTGGGATGAAATCTGGAGACGAAACCAATTTTTTGCCGCCCGGATGATGCGGGATTTTAAGGTTTCCTTCCTTACTCCTGAGGTGCCTTTCTATAAATTTCCCAAGTCGAGGCTAAGACATTTTAATCAAATAAATATTTACTCTCTGCGAAAATTCCTTCCCGAACGTTTTCAAACCACTCGCCTTTGGAATCAAAAGTTATATACTCGCCAAATCAAAAATATTCTCAAACAACCGATTGATATTTTATGGATCAACGATCACAGCAAGTATTTCCTTGTCGATAAGTTGGCTGGTCGAAAAATTATCTATGATATCACTGATGACTGGACAAAAGCGCGCTATAAGCTTCAAGAGTGTGAGCGCGTCCTGGCAGCTGACAGATATATATCAGACAAATCTGACGCAATTATTGTCTGTTCGCAGGTACTAAAGGAAACTAAAAAATCTTATAATGAAAAAACTACTCTAATAAAAAATGGCGTGGATTTATTTGCATATCAAACAAATGAAACTATAGACATGCCCATGAAAAAACCTGTTTTAATGTATACTGGGACTGTACATGAAGAGCGAATTGACCTGCCCCTCGTACTGGATTGCGCTACTTCGTTCCCTGACTGTTCTTTTGTCTTTGTCGGGCCTATATATTTGCTGCAGGAATCCCTAAAAAAAATAAATTTATACTCGAATATCTTTCTTTTAGGCCCTGTTGCCTATCAGGATATTCCAAAATATCAAAACTCCGCGGATATCCTAATCGTTCCGCATTTAATGACTGATTTTACGCAAAGTCTTGATCCAATAAAACAATATGAATATCTCTGTTCCTCAAAGCCGGTCATCAGCACTTCTGTAAGCGGCTTCACGGACTTCAGGGAACTTTTTTCCGTGGTGTCAGACAATCAGACTTTCAAGCAGGCAATTAACGATCATTTGAATAATAAAATACCTTTATTTCTTGATAAAAGGTTAAGGGAAGCGGAAAAGAATTCCTGGGACAGTAGATATGAAGAGGTAAAACGATTATTATATAATATATAA